The following are encoded in a window of Lacinutrix sp. WUR7 genomic DNA:
- a CDS encoding NUDIX hydrolase codes for MYQVFVSDKPIVLTNIVEKESGFKNYLLDSVDIVKVIKELNTTSLKEVRLIHKKPEKLLKKFLKLLPNVVAGGGKVFNDTGKILFIYRNDKWDLPKGKAEAHETIEETAVREVAEETGVAGLKIVKPLQTTYHIFKRNGKHRIKITYWFEMKTSFTGKLYPQENEGITKVEWLNAEESKKALENSYANIKLLV; via the coding sequence ATGTATCAAGTTTTTGTAAGTGATAAACCTATAGTACTTACTAATATTGTAGAAAAAGAATCTGGTTTTAAAAACTATTTGCTTGACTCTGTGGATATTGTAAAAGTGATTAAAGAGCTTAATACTACTTCTCTAAAAGAGGTTAGGCTTATACACAAAAAACCAGAAAAGCTTCTTAAAAAATTTTTAAAACTGTTGCCTAATGTAGTTGCTGGAGGAGGTAAAGTTTTTAATGATACTGGCAAAATACTTTTTATTTATAGAAATGATAAATGGGATTTACCTAAAGGGAAAGCAGAAGCACATGAAACAATAGAAGAAACTGCAGTTCGAGAAGTTGCAGAGGAAACTGGAGTTGCTGGTTTAAAAATAGTAAAACCTTTACAAACTACCTATCATATTTTTAAACGTAATGGAAAACATAGAATAAAGATTACCTATTGGTTTGAAATGAAAACTAGCTTTACAGGTAAATTATACCCTCAGGAAAATGAAGGTATAACGAAGGTAGAATGGCTAAATGCAGAAGAGAGTAAAAAAGCTTTAGAAAATAGTTATGCTAATATTAAATTGTTAGTTTAA
- the pyrE gene encoding orotate phosphoribosyltransferase — protein MIFNKDTAKKTAEVLLQINAIKLSPKDPFTWASGWKSPIYCDNRIILSFPPIRNYIRETMGKHIESQYGKPDVIAGVATGAIGIGMLVAEYLGLPFVYVRPEAKAHGRKNQIEGFIESGQNVVVVEDLISTGKSSLNAVRALREAKVNVKGMVAIFSYGFAIADENFKEENVTLHTLSNYENLLEQALDTKYITEDQLKTLSDWNANPSEWNAF, from the coding sequence ATGATTTTTAACAAAGACACCGCCAAAAAAACCGCAGAAGTTTTATTGCAAATTAATGCCATAAAACTTAGTCCGAAAGACCCATTCACTTGGGCTTCTGGCTGGAAATCTCCTATTTACTGCGATAACAGAATCATTTTATCATTCCCTCCAATACGAAATTATATTCGTGAAACGATGGGAAAACATATAGAATCTCAATATGGAAAACCAGATGTAATTGCTGGAGTTGCAACAGGAGCGATTGGTATTGGTATGTTGGTTGCAGAATATTTAGGACTTCCTTTTGTTTATGTTAGACCGGAAGCAAAAGCCCATGGTAGAAAAAACCAAATTGAAGGATTTATTGAGTCAGGACAAAACGTTGTTGTTGTTGAAGATTTAATTAGCACAGGAAAAAGTAGCTTAAATGCAGTTAGAGCTTTAAGAGAAGCTAAAGTAAACGTAAAAGGAATGGTTGCCATTTTTTCTTACGGTTTTGCTATTGCAGATGAAAATTTTAAAGAAGAAAACGTAACCTTACACACCTTAAGTAATTACGAAAATCTATTGGAGCAAGCTTTAGACACAAAGTATATTACAGAAGATCAATTAAAAACTTTATCTGACTGGAATGCTAACCCAAGCGAATGGAACGCTTTTTGA
- a CDS encoding SRPBCC family protein produces the protein MNLQSPKATIQKSAQETFDFLCDIKNFETLMPENISKFEVLGEDKFLFALKGMPEIVLKKKETEAPHKVVLGAAGGKLDFSLTANIIEITENSSEVQLSFAGEFNAMMGMMIKKPISKFIETLAANMPEAV, from the coding sequence ATGAATTTACAATCTCCAAAAGCAACTATTCAAAAATCCGCACAAGAAACCTTTGATTTTTTATGCGATATAAAAAACTTTGAAACTTTAATGCCAGAAAACATTAGCAAGTTTGAAGTTTTAGGTGAAGACAAATTTCTTTTTGCTTTAAAAGGTATGCCAGAAATTGTCTTAAAAAAGAAAGAAACAGAAGCACCACATAAAGTTGTTTTAGGAGCAGCTGGAGGAAAATTAGATTTTTCTTTAACAGCAAATATTATTGAAATTACAGAAAACTCAAGTGAAGTACAATTATCTTTTGCTGGAGAGTTTAATGCAATGATGGGAATGATGATAAAAAAACCAATTAGTAAGTTTATTGAAACTTTAGCTGCTAATATGCCAGAAGCGGTTTAG
- a CDS encoding biotin--[acetyl-CoA-carboxylase] ligase, which translates to MRIIKLNAINSTNTFLKELSSEEGVVDYTVVQTDYQTNGRGQMGTLWTANSGENLMFSVFKDVSFLNFNQHFYISITVAIALIKTLEKHQISKLSIKWPNDILSENKKICGVLIENSIKQNKFKDSIIGIGLNVNQTNFENLPQASSLQLLTGRVFNVDEILYDFIENLKHYFMLLEKGDLEILKTTYEKYLFRKKKPSTFKDIEGKMFSGIIQSVSQNGNLQVLLEDNVLNEYDLKEIKLLY; encoded by the coding sequence ATGCGTATAATCAAACTTAATGCCATCAACTCTACGAATACTTTTTTAAAGGAATTAAGTAGTGAAGAAGGGGTTGTAGATTATACGGTTGTACAGACAGATTATCAAACTAACGGCCGTGGACAAATGGGAACTTTGTGGACTGCTAATTCTGGGGAGAACCTTATGTTTAGTGTGTTTAAGGATGTATCGTTTTTGAATTTCAATCAGCATTTTTATATCAGTATCACGGTCGCAATTGCTCTTATTAAGACTCTTGAAAAACATCAAATTTCTAAATTAAGTATTAAATGGCCTAACGACATATTGTCAGAAAATAAAAAGATTTGTGGTGTTTTAATTGAAAATAGCATCAAACAAAATAAATTTAAAGATTCTATTATAGGGATTGGACTAAATGTAAATCAAACTAATTTTGAAAACTTACCACAAGCTTCGTCCTTACAATTATTAACAGGAAGGGTTTTTAATGTAGATGAAATCTTGTATGACTTTATTGAAAACTTGAAGCATTATTTTATGCTTTTAGAAAAAGGAGATTTAGAAATACTGAAAACAACCTATGAAAAGTATTTGTTTAGAAAAAAGAAACCTTCTACGTTTAAAGACATAGAAGGTAAAATGTTTTCTGGCATTATACAATCTGTTTCACAAAACGGAAATCTTCAAGTACTTTTAGAAGATAACGTTTTAAACGAATATGATTTAAAAGAAATTAAACTCTTGTACTAA
- the rsfS gene encoding ribosome silencing factor encodes MTKEQTNPDQLIAGILSGIEDVKGQNINILDLREIENTVCDYFIVCEGTSNTQVSAIVNSVQKKVSKDLKDKPWHIEGLDNAEWVLMDYVNVVVHVFQKHIREYYDIESLWGDAKTTVIESNY; translated from the coding sequence ATGACAAAAGAACAAACAAATCCAGACCAACTAATTGCAGGAATTTTATCTGGAATTGAAGATGTAAAAGGACAAAATATAAATATTCTAGATTTACGAGAAATAGAAAATACAGTTTGTGACTATTTTATAGTTTGTGAAGGTACTTCTAATACACAAGTAAGTGCTATTGTTAATTCTGTACAGAAAAAAGTTAGCAAAGATTTAAAAGATAAACCTTGGCATATTGAAGGTTTAGATAATGCCGAATGGGTTTTAATGGATTACGTAAACGTTGTTGTTCATGTATTTCAAAAACACATTAGAGAGTATTATGACATTGAAAGTCTTTGGGGAGACGCAAAAACAACAGTTATAGAATCTAACTATTAA
- the ftsH gene encoding ATP-dependent zinc metalloprotease FtsH, translating to MANEKNTNSKKPKFNYYWIYGGIIAIFIAMQFLGGSGLQDAKTITPSQFFEYAKDNEVAKVEIINRHEANVYLTKEAQEKEVHKKSKPSSFIPSSTKLPNYSFEIGDLQNFENDLKAIGKYDILSNKTVSNAWGDLIIGLIPFILLIGVWVFIMRRMSGGSGGGAGGQIFNIGKSKAKLFDENTEVKTSFKDVAGLEGAKEEVQEIVDFLKSPEKYTNLGGKIPKGALLVGPPGTGKTLLAKAVAGEAKVPFFSLSGSDFVEMFVGVGASRVRDLFKQAKEKSPAIIFIDEIDAIGRARGKNAMSGSNDERENTLNQLLTEMDGFGTNTNVIVIAATNRADILDKALMRAGRFDRQIFVDLPNLTERRAIFEVHLRPLKKVEGLDIDFLAKQTPGFSGADIANLCNEAALIAARTNKKAVEKQDFLDAVDRIVGGLERRSNLFSVEEKKTIAYHEAGHAAVSWFLEHADPLVKVTIVPRGRSLGAAWYLPQEAYITRTEKFLDEICVTMGGRAAEKIVFNQISTGALSDLESVTKKAKAMVMIYGLNEKIGNITYYDPAGEGGFVKPYSEKTAELIDNEIKNIIETQFQRALKLLESKRDVLDKLANRLIEREVIFKDDLEELLGKRPFDTEKEPVTDK from the coding sequence ATGGCAAACGAAAAAAACACAAATAGCAAAAAACCAAAGTTTAATTATTATTGGATTTATGGTGGCATAATAGCCATATTTATCGCAATGCAATTTTTAGGTGGAAGTGGTTTACAAGACGCTAAAACGATTACTCCTTCACAATTTTTTGAATACGCAAAAGATAATGAGGTTGCAAAAGTTGAAATAATAAATAGACACGAAGCAAACGTTTATTTAACAAAAGAAGCGCAAGAAAAAGAAGTACACAAAAAATCTAAACCTTCTAGTTTTATACCAAGTTCTACCAAATTACCTAATTACAGTTTTGAAATTGGTGATCTGCAAAACTTTGAAAACGACCTTAAAGCAATCGGTAAATACGATATTTTAAGTAACAAAACCGTTTCTAATGCTTGGGGAGATTTAATCATTGGTTTAATACCTTTTATCCTTTTAATTGGTGTTTGGGTATTTATTATGCGACGCATGTCTGGAGGTTCTGGAGGTGGCGCTGGCGGACAAATATTCAATATAGGTAAATCTAAGGCAAAACTTTTTGACGAAAACACGGAAGTAAAAACATCCTTTAAAGATGTTGCAGGTTTAGAAGGTGCGAAAGAAGAAGTTCAAGAAATTGTAGACTTCTTAAAAAGCCCTGAAAAATATACAAACTTAGGTGGTAAAATACCTAAGGGAGCTTTACTAGTAGGACCTCCTGGAACAGGAAAAACATTATTAGCAAAAGCAGTAGCAGGAGAAGCGAAAGTCCCTTTCTTTTCACTATCTGGATCTGATTTCGTGGAAATGTTTGTAGGTGTTGGGGCTTCTCGTGTTAGAGATTTATTTAAACAAGCCAAAGAAAAATCACCAGCAATTATTTTTATTGATGAAATAGATGCTATTGGTCGTGCAAGAGGTAAAAACGCAATGTCTGGAAGTAATGACGAGCGTGAAAACACCTTAAACCAATTACTAACAGAAATGGATGGTTTTGGTACAAACACCAATGTGATAGTAATAGCTGCAACCAATAGAGCAGATATTTTAGACAAAGCATTAATGCGTGCAGGACGATTTGATAGACAAATTTTTGTTGATCTACCAAATTTAACGGAACGTCGTGCTATTTTTGAGGTGCATTTAAGACCTCTTAAAAAGGTAGAAGGACTAGATATCGATTTCTTAGCAAAACAAACACCAGGATTTTCTGGAGCAGACATTGCAAATCTTTGTAACGAAGCGGCATTAATAGCAGCAAGAACAAATAAAAAGGCAGTAGAAAAGCAAGATTTCTTAGATGCTGTAGATAGAATTGTTGGTGGTCTTGAAAGAAGAAGCAACCTATTCTCTGTGGAAGAAAAGAAAACTATTGCATACCACGAAGCTGGTCACGCAGCTGTAAGTTGGTTTTTAGAACATGCAGATCCTCTAGTAAAAGTAACTATTGTACCTCGAGGAAGATCTTTAGGTGCTGCTTGGTACTTGCCACAAGAAGCATATATTACTAGAACAGAAAAATTTCTAGACGAAATATGTGTAACCATGGGAGGACGTGCTGCAGAAAAAATAGTCTTTAATCAAATATCTACAGGTGCTTTAAGCGATTTAGAAAGCGTAACCAAAAAAGCAAAAGCGATGGTTATGATTTATGGATTAAACGAAAAAATAGGAAATATAACCTATTACGATCCTGCAGGAGAAGGCGGATTTGTAAAACCATATAGCGAAAAAACAGCGGAATTAATTGATAATGAAATTAAAAACATTATTGAAACGCAGTTTCAACGTGCTTTAAAATTATTAGAGTCTAAAAGAGATGTACTAGACAAATTGGCTAATAGACTTATAGAAAGAGAAGTTATTTTTAAAGATGATTTAGAAGAACTTTTAGGAAAACGACCTTTTGACACGGAAAAAGAACCTGTTACAGATAAGTAA
- a CDS encoding LUD domain-containing protein, which produces MSLFRKIFGSKSDKQEEELHSDKRGKYMPEIKLPIDEKFTINFKSNGGKFLYCENLNEVFDCMQQILNENNWQEANAFILDENLKDKFSSSNLKVTKKIPEAEYMLTTCENLIADDGSLLISSNQIAEKKLNELPDNFIIFSTTSQIVENIGEGLKGIKKKNKQRIPTNITTIKHFKSCDEKDFLTYGSSSKNLYLLLLEDL; this is translated from the coding sequence ATGAGTCTTTTTAGAAAAATTTTTGGTTCCAAATCTGACAAACAAGAGGAAGAATTACATTCGGACAAACGTGGCAAATACATGCCAGAAATAAAGCTACCAATAGATGAAAAGTTTACTATAAACTTTAAATCTAATGGCGGTAAGTTCTTGTATTGCGAAAATTTAAATGAAGTCTTTGATTGTATGCAGCAAATTCTTAATGAAAACAATTGGCAAGAAGCGAACGCATTTATACTAGATGAGAATTTAAAAGACAAGTTCTCCTCTTCTAATTTAAAAGTAACAAAAAAAATTCCGGAAGCAGAATACATGCTTACCACTTGCGAAAATCTTATTGCAGATGATGGCTCTTTACTTATTTCTTCTAATCAAATTGCAGAAAAAAAGCTAAATGAATTACCAGATAACTTTATCATATTCTCTACCACAAGTCAGATTGTAGAAAACATTGGCGAAGGCTTAAAAGGAATTAAAAAGAAAAACAAACAAAGAATCCCCACAAACATCACAACCATTAAACACTTTAAATCTTGTGATGAAAAAGACTTCTTAACCTATGGAAGTAGTTCAAAAAACCTATATTTGCTGCTTTTAGAAGACCTTTAA
- a CDS encoding phosphatidate cytidylyltransferase — MKDIAIRAFSGLIYVLLLVFSLYNKHALILLFFVFGLICLAEFKKLIQFKGFISYIVFTIIYFIFGYWQLVMNTSSGLDEATQILQVITIFVLLLLIKDLFSEKKIPLFSSKRFILTTFYISSAFVFLILIANYYSDYNPNILLGCFILVWVNDTFAYLVGSQFGKQKLFPSISPKKTVEGFLGGLLFACISSYFIAKYTNTLTFSYWLILSIIVSVFGTLGDLIESKFKRQAKVKDSGVIMPGHGGLLDRFDSIIFAAPFIYLFLRISQYVS; from the coding sequence ATGAAAGACATTGCTATTCGCGCATTTTCAGGATTAATTTATGTACTATTACTAGTCTTTTCTTTGTATAATAAACATGCATTAATACTTCTGTTTTTTGTTTTTGGTCTTATCTGTTTAGCCGAATTTAAAAAACTCATTCAGTTTAAAGGCTTTATCTCTTACATTGTATTTACTATTATCTATTTTATTTTTGGCTATTGGCAATTAGTAATGAACACGTCTTCTGGTTTAGACGAAGCCACACAAATACTACAAGTAATTACCATTTTTGTCCTTTTATTATTAATTAAAGATTTGTTTTCAGAAAAAAAAATCCCACTTTTTAGTTCTAAAAGATTTATACTTACTACCTTTTATATTTCAAGCGCATTTGTGTTCTTAATTCTTATAGCTAATTATTATTCAGATTATAACCCTAACATATTATTAGGATGTTTTATATTAGTTTGGGTTAACGATACTTTTGCCTATTTAGTAGGTTCACAATTTGGAAAGCAAAAACTTTTCCCAAGTATTTCGCCTAAAAAAACGGTAGAAGGTTTTCTTGGTGGTTTATTATTTGCATGCATATCTAGTTATTTTATTGCTAAATACACAAATACATTAACATTTTCGTATTGGTTAATTTTAAGCATAATAGTTAGCGTTTTTGGTACTTTAGGCGATTTAATAGAGTCTAAATTTAAACGTCAGGCCAAAGTAAAAGATAGTGGTGTAATTATGCCAGGACACGGAGGATTGCTAGACCGCTTTGATAGTATTATATTTGCAGCTCCTTTTATTTATTTATTTTTAAGAATTTCACAATATGTTTCATAA
- a CDS encoding phosphatidylserine decarboxylase family protein, protein MFHKEGYKIITVTFILVLISCLLIDKFVSLNWLQIVLYTVLGAFLYIILQFFRNPKRNTVNNDSTVVSPVDGKVVVIEEVFEKEYFNEKRLQVSVFMSPLNVHVTRYPINGKVVFSKYHPGKFLVAWHPKSSEENERTTVVVENTNYGKVLYRQVAGALAKRIVNYAKEGDTAIQGDDSGFIKFGSRVDLYLPLDTKIKVSLNQKVRGGESIIAEK, encoded by the coding sequence ATGTTTCATAAAGAAGGTTATAAAATCATAACAGTTACATTTATACTTGTATTAATTTCCTGTTTGCTAATAGATAAATTTGTAAGCTTAAACTGGCTTCAAATAGTATTATATACAGTGCTTGGAGCGTTTTTATACATAATCCTTCAGTTTTTTAGAAACCCTAAAAGAAATACCGTTAATAATGACAGCACCGTAGTTTCTCCTGTAGATGGTAAAGTAGTTGTTATTGAAGAAGTTTTTGAAAAAGAATACTTTAATGAAAAAAGATTACAAGTAAGTGTATTTATGTCTCCTTTAAATGTGCATGTAACTCGTTATCCTATTAACGGAAAGGTAGTATTTAGTAAATATCACCCTGGAAAATTTTTAGTTGCTTGGCATCCAAAATCTAGTGAAGAAAATGAACGAACTACTGTAGTTGTTGAAAACACAAACTATGGTAAAGTATTATACCGACAAGTTGCCGGAGCATTAGCGAAACGTATTGTTAATTATGCAAAAGAAGGAGATACTGCAATACAAGGTGACGACTCTGGTTTTATTAAATTTGGTTCGAGAGTAGATTTATATTTACCTTTAGATACTAAAATTAAAGTTTCACTGAATCAAAAAGTTCGTGGTGGTGAAAGTATTATAGCAGAAAAATAA
- a CDS encoding acyl-CoA-binding protein: MTSEELDITFRDAVARINAHEEPFPADFLLRLYAYYKKATNDYSRPSSKKEIINAFKTNALFQIRSITQDQAKQTYIDLVNNYFLYRK; this comes from the coding sequence ATGACTTCTGAAGAATTAGACATAACGTTTAGAGATGCTGTAGCTAGAATAAATGCGCATGAGGAACCATTTCCTGCAGATTTCTTGCTACGTTTATATGCTTACTACAAAAAAGCTACCAATGATTATAGTAGACCAAGTAGTAAGAAAGAAATTATAAACGCCTTTAAAACGAACGCTTTATTTCAAATACGAAGTATAACTCAAGACCAAGCAAAACAAACCTACATAGACTTGGTAAATAACTACTTTCTATATAGAAAATGA
- a CDS encoding SdpI family protein, translated as MIPLDFILEIPAVVGIIFIITGIIMQLFPPKKINPLYGYRTRSSMQNQQKWDFSQKYSAKLLTIIGVFLLLISTLNFFFNLQGDLEKTISAILIIGSVIFLVIKTENKLKNL; from the coding sequence ATGATACCTCTAGATTTCATATTAGAAATACCAGCAGTAGTTGGCATTATTTTTATAATAACAGGAATTATCATGCAGTTGTTTCCTCCAAAAAAAATCAATCCACTTTATGGTTATAGAACTCGTAGCTCTATGCAAAACCAGCAAAAATGGGACTTTTCACAAAAATACTCTGCAAAACTATTAACTATAATTGGCGTTTTTCTTTTGCTAATTTCGACATTAAATTTTTTCTTTAATCTTCAAGGAGATTTAGAAAAAACAATTAGTGCTATTTTAATAATTGGATCTGTTATTTTTTTAGTTATTAAAACAGAAAACAAGCTTAAAAATTTATAG
- the pafA gene encoding alkaline phosphatase PafA → MKSLLYVFAFALFFSCKAQTEYTAQKNIETKTELNARPKLVVGVVVDQMRYDYLTRFYSKFGDGGFKKLMNQGFNCKNNHYNYIPTYTGPGHTSIYTGTTPKYHGIIANNWYDKEINKKVYCAGDDTENSVGTEASAGQMSPRRMKTTTFADENRLFTQMRGKTIGISMKDRGAILPAGHTANAAYWFHGRDEGNWITSTFYRKDLPKWVTDFNTSEAAESYLKPWNTLYDINTYTESGADLNTFEGGFKGKETATFPYDLKALSKDNRGFDILKATAYGNALTADFAIAALDGEQLGQDAITDVLTVSFSSTDYVGHNFGVNSKEVQDTYLRLDKDIERLINALDAKVGKGEYTLFLTSDHGAVDVPSYLQSVHIPSGYFDNKDFKSKLSAFISKRFGASDLLENISNNQIFLNRERIGLLGLDLETVQEALVNELLTYKNIDKAYSATTMQTTDFTSGIEELLQNGFNQKRSGDVLVVYDPAVISYGKTGSTHGSGLNYDTHVPLLFYGKGINQGSTFKKTYITDVAPTISALLGTSFPNGATGIPLEFVIEE, encoded by the coding sequence ATGAAGTCTTTATTATATGTTTTTGCTTTCGCTTTATTTTTTAGCTGTAAAGCACAAACAGAGTACACTGCACAAAAAAATATAGAAACGAAAACCGAATTAAACGCAAGACCTAAATTGGTTGTTGGTGTTGTGGTAGATCAAATGCGTTACGATTACTTAACGCGCTTTTATTCTAAGTTTGGCGATGGTGGTTTTAAAAAATTAATGAATCAAGGTTTTAACTGCAAAAACAATCATTATAACTATATTCCAACATATACAGGGCCTGGACACACTTCCATTTATACGGGAACAACACCAAAATATCATGGCATAATTGCTAACAATTGGTATGATAAAGAAATTAACAAAAAGGTGTATTGTGCAGGAGATGATACCGAAAATTCTGTTGGTACAGAAGCATCAGCTGGACAAATGTCTCCACGCAGAATGAAAACGACAACCTTTGCTGATGAAAATAGATTGTTTACACAAATGCGAGGAAAAACGATTGGGATTTCTATGAAAGATAGAGGTGCCATTTTACCTGCAGGACATACAGCAAATGCGGCATATTGGTTTCACGGAAGGGATGAAGGGAATTGGATTACTAGTACCTTTTATAGAAAGGATTTGCCAAAATGGGTTACTGATTTTAATACTTCGGAAGCTGCAGAATCTTATTTAAAACCATGGAATACATTATATGATATTAATACATATACAGAAAGTGGTGCCGATTTAAATACTTTTGAAGGTGGTTTTAAAGGAAAAGAAACAGCAACATTTCCTTATGATTTAAAAGCTTTAAGTAAAGATAATAGAGGATTCGATATTTTAAAAGCTACCGCTTACGGAAACGCTTTAACTGCAGATTTTGCAATTGCAGCATTGGATGGAGAGCAACTAGGTCAAGATGCTATTACAGATGTTTTAACCGTTAGTTTTTCAAGTACAGATTATGTTGGACATAATTTTGGGGTAAACTCTAAAGAAGTTCAAGATACTTACTTACGTTTAGATAAAGATATAGAACGATTAATTAATGCTTTAGATGCTAAAGTTGGAAAAGGAGAATACACCTTGTTTTTAACCTCAGATCATGGAGCAGTAGATGTGCCTTCGTATTTACAAAGTGTACATATACCTTCAGGATATTTTGATAATAAAGACTTTAAAAGCAAATTAAGTGCATTTATTTCTAAACGATTTGGAGCAAGTGATTTATTAGAAAACATAAGTAACAACCAAATATTTTTAAATAGAGAACGTATTGGATTATTAGGTTTAGATTTAGAAACTGTACAAGAAGCTTTAGTAAATGAGTTATTGACTTATAAAAATATAGATAAGGCGTATTCTGCAACTACCATGCAAACTACAGATTTTACTAGCGGTATTGAAGAATTATTACAAAACGGATTTAATCAAAAGCGTTCTGGAGATGTTTTGGTGGTCTATGATCCTGCTGTAATTTCCTATGGTAAAACGGGTTCTACACATGGTTCTGGTTTAAATTATGATACACACGTGCCTCTTTTATTTTACGGAAAAGGAATTAATCAAGGAAGTACTTTTAAGAAAACTTATATTACAGATGTCGCACCAACTATTTCTGCACTTTTAGGAACTAGCTTTCCTAATGGAGCAACGGGAATTCCTTTGGAGTTTGTGATAGAAGAATAA
- a CDS encoding ABC transporter permease, with translation MTYLHNIGAYFIMIKDMFRKPTKWSVMKTLIFKDIDDLIMGSLGIVAFISFFVGGVVTIQTALNIDNPLIPKYLVGFATRQSIILEFAPTFISIIMAGKVGSFITSSIGTMRVTEQIDALEVMGINAVNYLVFPKFIALMLYPFVISIAMFLGIVGGMAACFFGGYSSIDDYIIGIQTDFIPFHIAYAFIKTFAFAFLLATIPSFHGFYMKGGALEVGKASTTAFVWTSVVIILLNYILTQMLLS, from the coding sequence ATGACATACCTTCATAATATAGGAGCTTACTTTATAATGATTAAAGACATGTTTCGCAAGCCAACAAAATGGTCTGTAATGAAAACATTGATCTTTAAAGATATTGACGACCTAATAATGGGTTCTCTTGGTATTGTAGCATTTATTTCCTTTTTTGTTGGAGGTGTAGTTACTATACAAACTGCATTAAATATTGACAATCCGTTAATACCAAAATATTTAGTTGGTTTTGCAACTAGACAATCTATAATATTAGAATTTGCACCAACTTTTATTTCGATAATAATGGCAGGAAAAGTGGGGTCATTTATTACTTCTAGTATAGGTACCATGCGAGTTACAGAACAAATTGATGCTTTAGAAGTTATGGGAATTAATGCCGTTAACTATTTAGTTTTTCCAAAGTTTATTGCACTTATGTTGTATCCTTTTGTGATTTCTATAGCTATGTTTTTGGGTATCGTTGGCGGAATGGCAGCTTGCTTTTTTGGTGGTTATAGCTCGATTGATGATTATATAATTGGTATTCAAACCGACTTTATACCCTTTCATATTGCTTATGCATTTATTAAAACATTTGCATTTGCTTTTCTTTTAGCAACCATACCTTCCTTTCATGGATTTTATATGAAAGGTGGCGCACTAGAAGTTGGTAAAGCAAGTACCACTGCTTTTGTTTGGACCAGTGTGGTGATTATTCTTTTAAATTATATATTAACCCAAATGCTACTAAGCTAA
- a CDS encoding ABC transporter ATP-binding protein: MIEVKDLHKSFGDAHILKGITTTFENGKTSLVIGQSGSGKTVFLKCLLGLFEKDEGTISYDGKIYSELTTDQKRDLRSEMGMVFQGSALFDSMTIAENVMFPLRMFTKQSKSEMEDRVNFVLKRVNLPDAHNKMPSEASGGMQKRVAIARAIVNKPKYLFCDEPNSGLDPKTAIVIDNLIQEITDEYDITTIINTHDMNSVMEIGEKIVFLKDGLKAWEGSKENIFITDNEVVTDFVYSSELFKKVRKMYLEENKK, translated from the coding sequence ATGATAGAAGTTAAAGATTTACATAAGTCGTTTGGAGATGCCCATATTTTAAAAGGTATTACTACCACTTTTGAAAATGGAAAAACCAGCTTAGTTATTGGTCAGAGTGGTTCTGGTAAAACTGTTTTTTTAAAATGTTTATTAGGATTATTTGAAAAAGATGAAGGAACTATTTCCTATGATGGTAAAATATATTCAGAATTAACCACAGATCAAAAACGGGATTTACGAAGTGAAATGGGAATGGTTTTTCAAGGTTCTGCTTTATTTGATTCTATGACGATTGCAGAAAACGTGATGTTTCCGTTACGTATGTTTACCAAGCAAAGTAAAAGCGAAATGGAAGATCGTGTAAACTTTGTTTTAAAACGTGTTAATCTTCCGGATGCGCATAATAAAATGCCAAGTGAAGCTTCTGGTGGAATGCAAAAACGTGTAGCTATTGCTAGAGCCATTGTAAATAAACCAAAGTATCTTTTTTGTGATGAACCAAATTCTGGATTAGACCCAAAAACAGCGATTGTTATAGATAATTTGATTCAAGAAATTACAGACGAGTACGATATTACAACCATTATTAATACACACGATATGAATTCTGTAATGGAAATTGGTGAAAAAATTGTGTTTCTAAAAGATGGTTTAAAAGCTTGGGAAGGCTCTAAAGAAAACATATTTATTACAGATAATGAAGTAGTAACAGACTTTGTATACTCTTCGGAATTATTCAAGAAAGTGCGTAAAATGTATTTGGAAGAGAATAAGAAATAG